One Misgurnus anguillicaudatus chromosome 20, ASM2758022v2, whole genome shotgun sequence DNA segment encodes these proteins:
- the LOC129454630 gene encoding E3 ubiquitin-protein ligase TRIM21-like, which translates to MQQYAVDVILDPDTANPFLILSDDNKQVRNGDIKHKLPDNPKRFRNYGIILGKQGFSSGRFYYEVQVKGKVGWTLGVVRESVNRKGVTPVTPANGFWTLTMWNENEAGPDVFLSVKVSPQKVGVFVDYEEGLVSFYEVESRSHIYSFTGQYFSEKLYPYFNPCDDNAGINSVPLIITPVI; encoded by the exons ATGCAGCAGTATGCAG TGGATGTGATTCTGGATCCTGATACAGCAAATCCATTTCTCATCCTGTCTGATGATAACAAACAAGTGAGAAATGGAGACATAAAGCATAAACTCCCAGACAACCCAAAGAGATTTAGAAATTATGGCATTATCTTGGGAAAGCAGGGATTCTCATCAGGAAGATTTTATTATGAGGTTCAGGTTAAAGGAAAGGTTGGCTGGACTTTAGGTGTAGTCAGAGAATCTGTTAACAGGAAGGGAGTGACCCCAGTGACACCAGCGAATGGATTCTGGACTTTAACTATGTGGAATGAGAATGAAGCTGGTCCTGATGTATTTCTGTCTGTGAAAGTGAGTCCACAGAAAGTGGGTGTGTTTGTGGATTATGAGGAGGGTTTGGTCTCCTTTTATGAAGTGGAGTCCAGATCTCATATCTACTCTTTCACTGGTCAATATTTCAGTGAGAAACTATATCCATATTTTAACCCATGCGATGATAATGCAGGTATAAACTCAGTCCCATTGATCATCACACCTGTCATTTAA